A region of Halorussus limi DNA encodes the following proteins:
- the ric gene encoding iron-sulfur cluster repair di-iron protein: MTTTTIDAERSLADLVEENPEFARVFESFDIDFCCGGDASLETACAGSGLELSAVRDELAAVKDSDGKQDWETMSDLVDYIVSEHHEYLREELPALEDLVRKVVSVHGENHPELQRVGEEFSDLAEAMQTHISEEEDEAFLLVEKLDRGEPLTESEAATLREEIDDFEDDHEETAARLEQIEALTDGYAVPDDACPSYRNMLARLEELERDTHMHVHRENNILFSRAEQELSTATRS, translated from the coding sequence ATGACTACGACAACAATTGATGCGGAACGGAGTCTCGCCGACCTCGTCGAGGAGAACCCGGAGTTCGCCCGCGTTTTCGAGTCCTTCGACATCGATTTCTGTTGTGGGGGAGACGCCTCCCTCGAAACCGCGTGTGCAGGATCGGGACTCGAACTGTCCGCGGTTCGTGACGAACTGGCGGCAGTGAAGGACAGCGACGGCAAACAGGACTGGGAAACGATGTCGGACCTCGTCGACTACATCGTCTCCGAACACCACGAGTATCTCCGCGAGGAGCTTCCAGCACTGGAGGACCTCGTTCGGAAGGTCGTGAGCGTCCACGGGGAGAATCACCCGGAACTGCAGCGAGTCGGGGAGGAGTTCTCCGACCTCGCCGAGGCGATGCAGACGCACATCTCCGAGGAGGAAGACGAGGCGTTTTTGCTCGTCGAGAAACTCGACCGCGGCGAGCCACTCACAGAGTCGGAAGCGGCGACGCTCCGGGAGGAGATAGATGACTTCGAGGACGACCACGAGGAGACCGCGGCACGTCTCGAGCAGATCGAGGCGTTGACCGACGGATACGCGGTCCCGGACGACGCCTGTCCGAGTTACCGCAACATGCTCGCCCGTCTCGAAGAACTCGAACGAGACACCCACATGCACGTCCATCGAGAGAACAACATATTGTTCTCCAGAGCCGAGCAGGAGCTATCGACCGCGACCCGGAGTTGA
- a CDS encoding sulfurtransferase TusA family protein: MTESEVPETGPDVEPDTTVDNRGRGCASGIARVQRALEDLEDGAILRIQSTDKRAKQEYPQLAAQTGHELLGIETNRSGLLRKEYTTYLEIHHE, from the coding sequence ATGACTGAGTCCGAAGTCCCCGAGACGGGTCCGGACGTCGAACCCGACACGACTGTCGACAATCGGGGACGCGGCTGTGCGAGCGGAATTGCTCGCGTCCAGCGCGCACTGGAGGACCTCGAAGACGGTGCGATACTGCGAATTCAAAGTACGGACAAGCGGGCGAAACAGGAGTACCCTCAACTGGCGGCACAGACTGGTCACGAACTTCTGGGAATCGAGACGAACCGGAGCGGTCTCCTCAGAAAGGAGTACACGACGTACCTCGAAATCCACCACGAGTGA
- a CDS encoding acyl-CoA dehydrogenase, with amino-acid sequence MSNFKSGSGNLDFGGDDDENGDEDDTTAETAETREEEDGESKSTPTEQSASTSSGRSSTTSPSGTSSESEDRSEQSTTGRVSARESGESAASADEYPYFVRRSNVGDERDTRLEIHVRDKVADREAEFRGELADLLGTSEVSKTDAREFALLAAFQNPERIAELMEDEGFGTLE; translated from the coding sequence ATGAGCAACTTCAAATCCGGCTCCGGAAACCTCGATTTCGGCGGTGACGACGACGAGAACGGCGACGAAGACGACACCACTGCGGAAACGGCAGAGACACGTGAAGAGGAAGACGGCGAGTCCAAATCGACTCCGACCGAACAGTCCGCGTCGACATCGTCGGGCAGGTCCTCGACAACGTCGCCGAGTGGAACGTCGTCGGAGAGCGAGGACAGGTCCGAGCAATCGACGACCGGGCGAGTTTCAGCGCGGGAGTCCGGTGAGTCTGCTGCCTCCGCGGACGAGTATCCGTACTTCGTCCGGCGGAGTAACGTCGGCGACGAACGGGACACGCGTCTCGAGATCCACGTCCGGGACAAGGTCGCCGACCGGGAGGCGGAGTTCCGGGGTGAACTCGCCGACCTGCTCGGAACGAGCGAAGTCTCGAAGACGGACGCACGGGAGTTCGCGCTTCTCGCGGCGTTCCAGAACCCCGAGCGCATCGCCGAGTTGATGGAAGACGAGGGATTCGGCACCCTCGAGTGA
- a CDS encoding ParA family protein codes for MITTVIYSESGGTYKTTMTANLAVALERMGQNTLVIDLDPQEGNLTSLFDAGEHRSERDADNLVKHILDMPDGDFDDLIETTAEGVDIVPSHDMLGDFTSNLEQKISYETGMQNMSRDEYPRFELLHELLWEKQELHQEYDAVLIDPNARAEDLLYNAIFALRTLVAPVKPAGKGNLSLEGLEELVGNMETQLDIEIGLSCVVPSGVGQTNAHRQYQQQFEDTEAFATPVTIGNRESLMDAMWEARGSAFKVVEERWKTFERDGEMVSEPSQRRVRDREIETLERLYELARFVAVDTFDTDVDPVLELDIQEFENRTIDLREDEETEATA; via the coding sequence ATGATAACGACTGTAATCTACTCCGAGTCGGGCGGGACGTACAAGACGACGATGACGGCTAACCTCGCCGTCGCGTTGGAGCGAATGGGTCAAAATACCCTCGTGATAGATCTCGACCCCCAAGAGGGGAACCTGACGAGTCTGTTCGACGCTGGCGAACACCGAAGCGAACGGGATGCGGACAATCTTGTCAAGCACATCCTCGACATGCCGGACGGTGACTTCGACGACTTGATCGAGACGACGGCCGAAGGCGTCGATATCGTCCCGAGCCACGACATGCTCGGGGACTTCACCTCGAATCTGGAGCAGAAGATATCCTACGAAACCGGCATGCAGAACATGAGTCGCGACGAGTACCCCCGGTTCGAACTCCTCCACGAGTTACTCTGGGAGAAACAGGAACTCCATCAGGAGTACGACGCGGTTCTCATCGACCCCAACGCGCGGGCGGAAGACCTGCTCTACAACGCGATTTTCGCACTGCGGACGCTCGTCGCGCCCGTCAAGCCCGCCGGAAAAGGCAACCTGAGTCTGGAAGGACTCGAAGAACTCGTCGGCAACATGGAGACCCAACTGGACATCGAAATCGGGCTCTCCTGCGTCGTCCCCTCGGGCGTCGGCCAAACGAACGCTCACCGCCAGTACCAGCAGCAGTTCGAGGACACGGAGGCGTTCGCCACGCCAGTTACCATCGGGAACCGGGAGAGCCTCATGGACGCGATGTGGGAGGCGAGGGGGTCGGCGTTCAAAGTCGTCGAAGAGCGTTGGAAGACCTTCGAGCGAGACGGCGAGATGGTGAGTGAACCGAGCCAACGGCGAGTACGCGATAGAGAGATCGAGACGCTGGAGAGACTGTACGAACTCGCCCGATTCGTCGCAGTGGACACGTTCGACACCGACGTCGATCCGGTGTTAGAACTCGACATTCAGGAGTTCGAGAACCGAACCATCGACCTCCGAGAGGACGAGGAAACGGAGGCGACCGCATGA